Within Lolium rigidum isolate FL_2022 chromosome 5, APGP_CSIRO_Lrig_0.1, whole genome shotgun sequence, the genomic segment CACCAGCAAGCAGCAACCGCACAAGGGTCCCCAGATACGAATCATATATACACACACTTTAGGCAAAGATAATAAATGAGAGCAAGCATAAATAGTTGTCAGCAAGAATAAACGAGAGCAAGCATAAATAGTTGTCAGCAAGACTCAGTACACCGTGAATCCATGATGATTGTCCGGGTAGAGTCGCTGCATTTAGGTAAAGTAATGCAAAGCAGCATGTCTGGCCGTAGAACATAGCCTGAGAAGTTCAATGagcagaagataaaacaagaggtcAGTATGAGCACTACCATCTTTATCTCTAACCTGGTGAAGGAAAGATAGTAGCATCACACAACATACCTAGTGGCTACCAACAAGCGAGAGCAGGAACGTCCGATAACTCCCTGATGTTTCAGAATGGATAGCATCACTTAACGGCTTTTTGTATTTCTTGTAGTATTCTGCCTTGATATACTGCATATCAATCTCAGTCCTCGTCACCACAATCCTTATAAGTGTCCTGTCGTCAGTACCTAGACCTTTCATGGACTTCCTTAATGCCTGTATTAACATTATTCACACAAAATACAAGATAAATACCAAAGCAAGAGAACAGAGATCAACACGCCCAAAAAAAGATGTCCTGAGAAGAGAATAATAAATATGACACAACTTTTAGGTATATCAGTCAGTTCTGGAGCACAACCACTGCATGGAAGATAATAGCATTCATGGAGGCAGTCTGTAGCATATTCCCGTATCAATGATACTGGTGGTGTTCACTGTTCAGGCTAGATAAATAATGCAGCTAGCGCAGTTACAGACAGTGGCGGATCTAGAACAAGCTATGTGAGTGCACAGGACCCTTAGTGGAAAAACATTTTTTTGTAAAATGCCATTTTCGCACCACATATGTACCCCTAAAAATGTTTTTTATTTGTTGATGCACCCTCTAGGCACCCTGGTTCCAAAAGTTGTAGCTCCACTACTGGTTATAGTAGAGTACAATGGGACGTTGGGCACCAAACATACCGAATCAATCTAGCCATGTGCCTACTTGAAAGTATTTGCACAACATATCTCATTGGGATTAACTAGATATTAACTGAAAGTAGGAAACACAGAAGAAGTAAAGAAAGAATACTCCAGAGTTGAACCCTGCAGGCTTCATACACAGATCTTTGCAAGTGATATTGATTCTCCAGATCTTGAAAAGTAATTTTGTAACATGAAAAGGTTGAATTATAATTCATGCAGTGTAAAAATCTTCACTTTATCAAACACAAGAACTAAAGAGTATGACTTGCCTCTGGCAATCAAACAAATTATATTTACATATTTTAATCTGAGGACAGCATGATTGAGATACCTTAGCAAAATACTTCGCTGGATTCTCAGCACATCTGAGGATAGTTAtcagtgcaacttcaaaatttccaGATGTTTCATTCTTGACAACCTACCATCAGTAAAGGAAATTCGTTATTACACACCAGGAGAGCACCAAAATGTAAATGGAAAGGCAGAAGTCTTACCTTCTCTAACGATCGATCATACATGTGGTGGTAAGCAGAAGCAACAGCTGCCATGTGTGCCCAGCTGCGTTCAGTGAAGATACGAATGAAGGTTTTCTCATCTGTGCCAAGCTTTTTCTCACCAGCTTTGTACAGGTCCTTTGCGTCATGTGTCACTATAGTGGGATCAACCTCAGGGCCTTCATAGCGTGGAATGCCCAAATAGGCTAGTAAGATCTGAAATATACATTACATCACTAATTAGCACAAAAGGTACAATTTGGACAGGTATACTTCATAAATATACCTGTCCAAATTGTAAGAAAGCCAGTGCACAGATCACATTGATATCAACATGTAAAGAGGAATTACAAAATGATATCAAGATAGCATTTAGTAACTGCAATATCTCAAGAACGCATTAAATTCTGTGTTTCAAGAAATGATATGTATGAATAGGGAAGTAAACAATCTAAATGTCTTTCAACTTGTTTGCATCAGACGAAGAAGTTAAACAAGTTGAGCAATAAAACCTTCTGATGATCACCAGAAGTTTGCTGACCAATGTCATGCTCAAGATAGGTACCAAACTTGGCATAATATGTCTGTTTCATTATTTGCAGCTGTGATGGTGTCCTGGAACATATTATATCAGTAGCTGCTCTCAGATCAGGAGCTTCAACACTCAGAGCATCTCTCAAAACAGTTGCATCACGTCCAGCAGGATCAAGAATCCAGAGCAACATTGCTTTCTGAAATCATAACCACAAGGTTAGCCATATCGGAGTAAGTCAACCATACACACAACTGAAGAAACACAGCTTTGGCTAATACACCACGCAAATCAGTACTTCTACTGAATACGTAGTAATATCTAATTAAGCATACCACTTCAGCTAGTGTAATTGTGCAATGATTTGATTTATCATTCAATAATGATTAATTTTGTAGTTTCCAATACCTTGTGGTTTCCACTGAGTTCAGATGATATACGACGCGAAAGTTCCTCAGAATACATAGTCTTGAATTCATGTTGAATGTATCCACGTTGCATTGAGTCACGGTGAGCAAGTATATTTGAAACTGCTGTACTATCACACCCAAACCCTGTAAGACAGCAACCAAGTGAAAAATAAATCATAATCAGCATGACAGCACCTAAAGGATTACTTACTAATAAAGAAAACAGATAATGAAGATTGAATGAACTTTATCATTTTAAGTTAGAATGTTTAGTTTCTGCAGACCAGTAAATCGCTGAAGCAACTTTCTTCACTTCTGATTCTCACTTGATTACAGCAACCAGGCATTACTACAGCATATTTATTAACTCCTGACCTACCTGAAGAATAACGTAGTTTACAGACACAGTAACATTCATACAGGTGCCGTATAAAACAAACTTATGTTGTATTGATACCATAATAAACCATAATGGTCACTAACTGAAAATGGTACCTTTGGCCTCTCAAGTGGAAGTACTATCTTGCCATCTTAAATGGAACATTAACATGCACATGTTTTACACTAAATTGCAGATTACTACAGAGTTGCTGCTCAAGGATTGTTATATGTAATGTACCAGGGTTCACAACTCAAATACCATGGTCGTAATGAGTGCAAGTCGACTAGTCATGGTACTAACAGAGTAAGGGGCAACTTGAATGGTTACAACTACACTGCTCCGTAAACAACTATAGCACCATTATGTCATAGGTAGTAGGTGTCATCCATAACAAATAAATTCTTGAAAGCACCTTCATCGGATGCTGAGCCTTCTATGGGGGCCCTTAGCAGTTGAGAATTTTAATTCTGAGTTATTCTGAAAACACGGGAACGGCTGGGATGATTAAGGGGAGGGGACACACAAATGGAAGGGACAAGAAGGAATTTGATaataaaagaaatgaaaattcAAGAGGCAACAATATATATCAACTTGTGAACCAGAATATCAGTGATCACCAATATTTTACAGGACATCATTCCACAAATATTGCCCACAATCTAATTTTTATTTCTTCTAACCTTGATAAAAAAAAATCCTAGCAATCCGGAAATATGAATTACTCGAGTTTTTTTTTCGAGGAAACGCAAAGGaccatttcattgaaaaggtagAGTTTTGTTTACATCCTCCTAGGAGGCAAGATTACATGTTATTAAACCTATACATCAGTGCACATCCAAAGTGGATGGCAGAACCAGCCTTAACCCCTGGGCTCCTGCCTGAGCCCATAATCTGATCTCTTCCTTGATGTTATCTATCAGGAGCAGGAGCGGCATTGAAGGCTGAATTACTCCAGTAACCAGCAATTACTACATGGCTTTGCACTTTTGCAGGAAGAATGGTCtgcctgagagcatctccagccacgtcccccaaaccgcgccggattgagcgtttgggggacgtgttttgttcgtgccgcctttgggggacgtcactccccagccgcgtcccccaaacgcctcccccaaacatttaaaatacttttttttggcttttttatttcaatttccacaaactaatacataatttggaacgtggtttacacgaaaggcacatggttttccacaaactaatacatagtttgaaccgtcgtggacacaaatataaaattttgcaaagaaactaaacctaactaggacgtgcatcgaaggtttcctgtgttcgctgctaagaaagaacactcgagggcacacccaatcacctaaactggaaaatccagcgggaggatggtgcccttgttggttctaccgatgaggcgaacatccgaaacctccgtgcacgtgttcgctgcgaagaaagaacactcagtcgtcctcctcgtcggtgctgtcgccgtggtagtcccggcggcaccgcgtctcgtcgaagaccttgacgctcatgtccctgtcgccgaagtaggagaacgaggaggatgaagccggcttcgaggctgtggtgccgcgcgaacttctcccggccgatgttgaggtacatcttgccgcgcgcgtcgtagatcacgtcgacgatccaccggtagtagccgcacgcagcctcccgcggatgcatcgtgcgcgggccatCGTCGCCCgccgacgtagtcggcgaaggagtccggcagcctctcggatgccgcgcgggtcgcccttgaggacgaggacaaactcgaaccgcacgtccggctccacgtccatctccgacgatgaagccgacggcgtgggaggcgacggcgagcgttcagctctgccgcggccacgaccacgaccacggccgcgaggtcggcctccacctctaccagacatagcgtcgagtcttgttgagatggtggcagctagggtttgggagagaggcgctagggtttgtgtgtgagagggacgatgagaggcggcccttttataggccggagggaggcggaggagcagtggcgcgcattaacgctgacacgcagagctaggcgcgacgggacgcgtcgactgcgtcgctgcgggaagctgcaccgtcgctgcgtcgctgcggaaactgcaccgccaataacttccgtcgcgaggtaggcgacggttaggttaaaaaattattgtgccgctgacgagtcggccccgccactccccgcctcgcttttcgttgtgtccggcgtccccgatgcgtcccctgtgggacggggacgggctcggggcgccggacaccgtatcggagcgcgccggacaaaaatgggctttgggggacacggctggaacgcattttttgtccggcgcgccccaaatccctttgggggatgctttggggacgcgtctggagatgctctgagacgGGACTCGTCCTTTTATCAGGCCACTTGACTCCAAATTCGAGCAGGTCAAGCTACATGTCCCGAGTGGGCACAGTACTGAAGTTACCAATACCATCACTGCACCCCTGAAAAATGTCCCAATCTCGGACTCACGGTCCATCCTAAGATCTAGATATTTCAACCTCCGACGCTCTAGCTCTTAACAACAAATCCACATCCAACCAGAACACTTCAATAGTACTAAGTCCATTCTAATGAATAAAGGCTTACattatttttgaaaagtcaaaccatgtacaagtttgaccaagtttttacaaaaaaaaaaaaatcattaacatgcaaaatataaaatcaacatcattagatacatcattaaatatattttcatatgatatctacaGAATaccatatttgttgatagaatttcctaaaagtttggtcagACTTTATTTGGCTTGacttttagaaaaaaaattaagCCTATTCATTGGAACATTTTTACACAACAAAAATAAATCTAACAGACCAACGTTCCTTTTGACCACTGAATTCAATCCACGCAGCCCCTGGTCTGGAACAGCAATTTCCACCTGGAACGTTCCTCCAGCTGCTCAACTCATGTGAAGACTATTCAGCACAACAAACTCATCCGAAGATCGGCAGCTATTATTCGATATCGAACGAATAGCTGCAACGAAACGACAATCGTCGAAAACCCATGGCATGACGCAAGCCTCCCGCGGCCGCCTTGACCCGAAATCGATCCTTATCCAAAAGCGCGATTGCGGCGGGGGAATCGGGGAGGGGGAAGGCACGGACCTTTGAAGGCCTTGTGGAGGTCGATGGCGTCCTGGCGGGGgttgggaggcgccggcggcaagGTGAGGCTCGCCATTACCGGCGGAGTTCGATGCGCTCTCCCGCTCCCGGCGATTCGATTCGATTTGCTTGGTCAAGGGAGCTGAGGGAGAATGATTTGCGGACGGATGGTTACGCGATTTCGGTTACCTTGTTCTTTTTAGGTCTTCTTTGGAAGTGGGGAACGATGGACCAGGTCTAGCCATTCTTGGTGCCGGGTCACGGTCCGACCT encodes:
- the LOC124651725 gene encoding annexin D5-like, which produces MASLTLPPAPPNPRQDAIDLHKAFKGFGCDSTAVSNILAHRDSMQRGYIQHEFKTMYSEELSRRISSELSGNHKKAMLLWILDPAGRDATVLRDALSVEAPDLRAATDIICSRTPSQLQIMKQTYYAKFGTYLEHDIGQQTSGDHQKILLAYLGIPRYEGPEVDPTIVTHDAKDLYKAGEKKLGTDEKTFIRIFTERSWAHMAAVASAYHHMYDRSLEKVVKNETSGNFEVALITILRCAENPAKYFAKALRKSMKGLGTDDRTLIRIVVTRTEIDMQYIKAEYYKKYKKPLSDAIHSETSGSYRTFLLSLVGSH